In one window of Legionella fallonii LLAP-10 DNA:
- a CDS encoding cyclic nucleotide-binding domain-containing protein: MDKLMKEIDHSEDIIIEALQRSPLFSALSNKQLNQLIPLFKVYQYEADEIIIHENDIPLDLYILLDGTVEVLKKSADESLLRISTLQAGEVIGEMGLIDNSPRSASIRTLTTTQLLTVSIADLKTLADEGSIYKELIYKLTELTQELQSNLNEKPIYFSLISNLANTLSARMRQTNQLTVESLKSELELSKARVAMGKFMVNLLFALAVYMYAFKIIEKLAKNNLSTSVISIPIIFFFAGAVLMMMKSSGYSMEFYGLTFQHWKQSIKDSIPVTIILVLLTALIKWLVISIVPQFHDLSVIHLSFNAGSLQTVNEQGQTNIPILITLIFAYLIFTPIQELICRGALQSSLQEFLSGPSKNWWAIIMSNILFSVTHLHISIGLALSVLLPGLLWGWMYSRYKTLVGVSLSHLIVGGMAFFVFDIKSILIF; the protein is encoded by the coding sequence ATGGACAAACTAATGAAGGAAATTGATCACTCCGAAGACATTATTATTGAGGCGCTACAACGAAGCCCTCTGTTTAGCGCCCTTTCGAATAAACAATTAAATCAATTAATCCCTCTTTTTAAAGTCTATCAATATGAAGCAGATGAAATTATTATTCATGAAAATGATATTCCGCTGGATTTATATATTCTTCTTGATGGAACAGTTGAAGTTTTAAAAAAATCCGCCGATGAATCTTTATTACGCATTTCCACTCTCCAAGCAGGAGAAGTCATTGGTGAAATGGGACTGATTGATAACTCTCCCCGTTCTGCAAGTATTAGGACATTAACGACTACCCAATTATTGACTGTTTCTATTGCCGATCTCAAAACATTGGCTGATGAAGGCAGTATTTACAAAGAACTCATTTATAAACTCACTGAACTAACCCAGGAGCTGCAATCCAACCTGAATGAAAAACCTATTTATTTTTCTCTTATTTCTAACCTGGCTAATACTCTAAGCGCTAGAATGCGACAAACAAATCAGCTCACAGTTGAATCATTAAAGAGTGAACTGGAATTATCAAAAGCTCGTGTGGCTATGGGCAAATTTATGGTCAATCTACTCTTTGCCCTTGCAGTCTACATGTATGCTTTTAAAATCATAGAAAAGTTGGCAAAAAATAATCTCTCTACTAGTGTCATTAGCATTCCTATCATTTTTTTCTTTGCTGGGGCTGTATTAATGATGATGAAAAGTAGTGGCTATTCTATGGAATTTTATGGTCTAACCTTCCAACATTGGAAACAATCCATTAAAGACAGTATTCCCGTCACTATTATTCTTGTTTTACTGACCGCGTTAATTAAATGGTTAGTGATTAGTATTGTTCCTCAATTCCACGATTTAAGTGTAATTCACTTAAGCTTTAATGCTGGCAGTCTACAAACTGTCAATGAGCAAGGACAAACTAATATTCCTATATTAATTACCCTGATTTTTGCTTATTTAATTTTTACACCAATTCAAGAATTAATTTGTCGTGGGGCGTTACAAAGTTCATTGCAAGAATTTTTATCTGGCCCCAGTAAAAATTGGTGGGCAATTATCATGTCCAATATCTTATTTAGCGTGACTCATCTCCACATATCAATAGGTTTGGCTCTGTCAGTGCTTCTACCAGGATTATTATGGGGATGGATGTATTCTCGTTATAAAACGCTTGTAGGCGTTTCCCTATCCCATCTAATTGTGGGAGGCATGGCATTTTTTGTTTTCGATATAAAGAGTATACTGATTTTCTAA
- a CDS encoding MBL fold metallo-hydrolase produces MTLKMTFLGSGSAFTVGPENYHSNILLQIKKDILLLDAGSDLRHSLREQKLSYLDINNVYISHLHGDHTGGLEWLALTSHFDPNYKGKPNLFASAEVLTDLWNKTLCGGLSTLTKKPPSIESFFNPNPIGEEASFIWHSIEFKLVKTIHFYSNYELMPSYGLLFTYNKICILFTSDTQSTLDRLLPFYEKADLIFQDCETSPTKSTVHAHYSELVLLPETIKKKMWLYHYNPGELPDAQKDGFLGFVTKGQHFLF; encoded by the coding sequence ATGACATTAAAAATGACTTTTCTGGGTTCGGGCTCAGCCTTTACTGTAGGACCAGAAAACTATCATTCCAACATTTTGTTACAAATCAAGAAGGACATTCTTCTACTTGATGCTGGCTCTGATCTAAGGCACTCTTTACGCGAACAAAAACTATCTTACTTAGATATTAATAATGTATACATTTCTCATTTACACGGTGATCACACAGGAGGATTAGAGTGGTTAGCATTAACTTCTCACTTTGATCCGAATTACAAAGGGAAACCCAATTTATTTGCTTCTGCCGAAGTGCTTACTGACTTATGGAATAAAACCTTATGCGGAGGACTAAGTACTCTAACTAAAAAGCCTCCTTCTATTGAGTCTTTTTTTAACCCCAACCCCATAGGGGAAGAAGCAAGTTTTATCTGGCACTCCATAGAATTTAAACTCGTAAAAACCATTCATTTTTACAGTAACTATGAATTAATGCCCAGTTACGGTCTCCTATTTACTTATAATAAAATCTGCATCCTATTTACTTCCGATACTCAAAGTACCCTAGATCGTCTATTGCCCTTTTACGAAAAAGCAGATCTCATTTTCCAAGATTGTGAAACATCCCCTACTAAAAGTACTGTCCATGCTCATTACTCCGAACTGGTTCTTTTACCTGAAACCATAAAGAAAAAAATGTGGCTCTACCACTACAATCCTGGAGAGCTTCCTGATGCACAAAAAGATGGCTTTTTAGGTTTTGTCACTAAAGGACAGCATTTTCTTTTTTAA
- a CDS encoding PilW family protein codes for MSRQSGVGLPEVLISLFLTAFILTTLTQFYLNNKRQYLEVQKQLEEHLDVQWVRELLSDSIRRAGFTPCLGITQLKAMDRRNFKSTIAAIKIATSPQSLIQINRMSEQFTKIITVQSPTQLRVANGDLFKESHPVLIADCEHAEIHQILRVDKRGNDHCITLTKPLIFSYAASTYIGEWFEEQWFIKPNAKKVNALYYKLFQVEELTSLTHSLQINQQQIQEKQLVEIVMGLANHKTEKLVVAVRGS; via the coding sequence ATGAGTCGTCAATCAGGTGTTGGTTTACCTGAAGTATTAATCAGTCTTTTTTTAACCGCATTCATTTTGACTACGTTAACGCAGTTTTATTTAAATAATAAACGCCAATACCTAGAGGTTCAGAAACAATTAGAGGAACATTTGGATGTGCAATGGGTTAGAGAGCTGCTCAGTGACAGCATTAGACGAGCAGGATTTACTCCTTGCCTGGGCATTACTCAATTAAAAGCTATGGATAGACGAAATTTTAAAAGTACTATTGCAGCAATTAAAATTGCTACCTCTCCTCAATCGTTAATTCAAATTAATCGCATGAGTGAGCAGTTTACCAAAATTATTACTGTCCAAAGTCCTACCCAATTGAGAGTTGCCAATGGAGATTTATTTAAGGAGTCGCACCCAGTGTTAATTGCGGATTGTGAGCATGCTGAAATTCATCAGATTTTACGAGTAGATAAAAGGGGTAACGATCATTGCATTACTTTAACCAAACCATTGATTTTTTCTTATGCCGCATCTACCTATATTGGTGAATGGTTTGAAGAGCAATGGTTTATCAAGCCCAATGCTAAAAAAGTTAATGCGCTTTATTATAAATTGTTTCAAGTTGAAGAATTGACTTCGTTAACTCATTCCTTACAAATCAATCAACAGCAAATCCAAGAAAAACAGTTAGTCGAGATAGTAATGGGATTAGCTAACCATAAAACAGAGAAATTAGTGGTGGCTGTTCGCGGATCATGA
- a CDS encoding type IV pilus modification PilV family protein, with amino-acid sequence MIYQKGFSLFEVLLSLILLTTVSLGLLTQQGLTRQWLTQLELQVQASQFLDQIDESLFLGVKRFPVAPHPYHFEAQVNQQTSNLKIHWFEHSGTIIRQRNYLSAVTFSKRGMS; translated from the coding sequence ATGATTTATCAAAAGGGATTTTCTCTCTTTGAAGTATTACTTTCATTAATTTTGCTAACTACAGTGAGTCTAGGGCTATTGACGCAACAAGGGCTAACTAGACAATGGCTCACTCAGTTGGAGTTACAGGTTCAAGCGTCACAATTTCTTGATCAAATTGATGAGTCTTTATTTTTAGGCGTTAAGAGATTTCCTGTTGCGCCACATCCTTACCATTTTGAAGCACAAGTAAACCAGCAGACATCTAATCTTAAGATTCATTGGTTTGAGCATTCAGGAACTATAATTCGACAGCGTAACTATCTTTCCGCAGTAACGTTTAGCAAGAGAGGGATGTCATGA
- the hisC gene encoding histidinol-phosphate transaminase, whose translation MSIDFHLLPHDGIRALTPYKPGKSIEELKREKGISDIIKMASNENPLGCSPLALAALHSMSAHSVAIYPSPTNHPLMSKLAGKLQIPVEQLFLSNGSDHLFSMLLYCFALHNDKHILTHEYAFSTYAIQAKTLHIPVRIAPINPTWQVNIEHLIQHCDKNTGLIFIANPNNPTGVLMNPQEIKYLLERIPESTLLVLDEAYYEFAASQLQCNSLDWLVEHPNLVITRTFSKIYGMAGLRLGYAIAHPSIIELLHKVQLPFTVNQAGLAAAFAALDDDDFIRLSLQTNSEGMQQIQDGFNKLHINYLPSSCNFLTFDCEKDGLVLYNYLLEQGIIVRPLHAYKMNNYIRVTIGTTEQNSRFLNALNNYYLQR comes from the coding sequence ATGTCTATTGATTTTCACCTACTACCGCATGATGGTATACGCGCTTTAACCCCATACAAGCCAGGTAAATCAATAGAAGAATTGAAAAGAGAAAAAGGAATTTCCGATATTATAAAAATGGCTAGTAATGAAAATCCTCTTGGCTGCAGTCCTTTAGCATTAGCTGCTTTGCATTCGATGTCTGCTCATTCAGTGGCGATCTACCCCTCCCCAACCAATCATCCTCTAATGTCTAAATTGGCTGGTAAGTTACAAATACCTGTGGAGCAACTCTTCTTAAGCAATGGCTCAGATCATCTCTTTAGCATGTTACTCTATTGTTTTGCACTGCATAACGATAAGCATATACTGACCCATGAATATGCCTTTAGTACCTATGCAATCCAGGCAAAAACACTACATATTCCTGTTCGTATCGCGCCTATAAATCCTACTTGGCAAGTGAATATAGAGCACCTTATTCAACACTGTGATAAAAATACGGGTTTAATTTTTATAGCAAATCCCAATAACCCAACTGGCGTTTTAATGAACCCCCAAGAAATTAAATATTTGTTAGAACGCATTCCGGAAAGCACTCTTTTAGTACTTGATGAAGCTTATTATGAATTTGCTGCCTCGCAGTTGCAGTGTAATAGTTTGGACTGGTTGGTGGAACACCCCAATCTCGTTATCACTCGCACTTTTTCAAAAATATACGGCATGGCAGGATTACGTTTAGGTTATGCTATAGCTCATCCCTCGATTATCGAGCTACTGCATAAAGTGCAATTACCTTTTACGGTCAATCAAGCAGGACTTGCTGCAGCCTTTGCTGCCTTAGATGACGACGATTTTATCCGATTAAGCCTACAGACCAATAGCGAAGGGATGCAACAAATCCAAGATGGCTTTAATAAGCTACACATCAATTACTTACCCTCATCCTGTAACTTTCTAACTTTTGATTGCGAAAAAGACGGATTAGTTCTTTATAATTATCTTCTGGAGCAAGGTATTATAGTCAGACCATTACATGCATACAAAATGAACAATTACATTAGAGTAACTATTGGCACGACAGAACAAAACTCACGTTTTCTTAATGCATTGAACAATTATTATCTGCAGCGATAG
- a CDS encoding 4a-hydroxytetrahydrobiopterin dehydratase, with the protein MTSDLSQKHCVSCEGIGVALNAEQISNLMPQLNQQWQVSDDNRVIKRSLSFDNFYETMAFVNALAWIANNENHHPDLEVGYNYCHVSFMTHALNGLSHNDFICAAKMDKLLID; encoded by the coding sequence ATGACTAGTGATTTAAGCCAAAAACATTGTGTCTCGTGCGAAGGTATAGGTGTTGCGCTCAATGCAGAACAAATAAGTAATTTAATGCCTCAGCTCAATCAACAATGGCAAGTTAGTGATGACAACCGCGTGATTAAACGTTCACTTTCTTTTGATAATTTTTATGAAACGATGGCCTTTGTTAATGCTCTTGCCTGGATAGCGAATAACGAAAATCATCACCCGGATTTAGAAGTTGGATACAACTATTGCCATGTTAGTTTTATGACCCATGCATTGAATGGCCTTAGTCATAATGATTTTATCTGTGCCGCCAAAATGGATAAATTATTGATTGATTAA
- the secF gene encoding protein translocase subunit SecF — translation MEFFNPNSKVDFMGARRWTATFSILIFVLSIGALAINGLKWGLDFTGGTQIEITYPNAADLASIRENLSKVGFTEAQVVSYGTSKDVLISIAPRADKDQTLLVDQVMNALPGATKQRVDFVGPQVGQELATKGALAILVSLLATMIYIAMRFEYRLAVSSAVALVHDPVLILGIFALFGIEFDLKALAGLLAVIGYSLNDTIVVFDRVRENFIKVRRSTPIEIMNISINQTLSRTIMTSMLTLFVVVALFVYGGETIHGFALALIIGIVIGTYSSIYVAGALAVAMGLDRKDFMPNQRKALDDKP, via the coding sequence ATGGAATTTTTTAATCCAAATTCAAAAGTGGACTTTATGGGAGCTCGTCGCTGGACAGCGACGTTTTCTATATTGATTTTTGTTCTTTCTATTGGGGCTTTGGCTATCAATGGATTAAAGTGGGGGCTTGATTTTACGGGGGGGACGCAAATTGAAATCACCTATCCTAATGCTGCGGATTTAGCATCCATTCGAGAAAATCTGAGTAAAGTGGGTTTCACAGAAGCTCAGGTGGTGAGTTATGGTACTTCTAAAGATGTTCTTATTAGTATTGCTCCTCGAGCAGATAAAGATCAGACCCTTTTAGTCGATCAGGTGATGAACGCTTTACCTGGAGCAACAAAGCAGCGAGTTGACTTTGTTGGACCTCAAGTAGGCCAGGAGCTTGCAACCAAAGGGGCGTTGGCAATTCTTGTTTCTTTATTGGCAACTATGATTTATATTGCCATGCGTTTTGAATATAGACTTGCTGTGAGTTCTGCGGTTGCTTTGGTTCATGATCCTGTATTGATATTAGGAATTTTTGCTTTATTTGGGATTGAATTTGATCTTAAAGCATTGGCAGGTTTGCTTGCTGTTATTGGCTATTCTTTGAATGATACTATAGTTGTTTTTGATAGAGTGCGTGAAAACTTTATCAAAGTCCGTCGATCTACTCCTATTGAAATTATGAATATTTCAATTAACCAGACTCTTTCAAGAACGATTATGACCTCCATGCTGACCTTATTTGTTGTCGTTGCCTTATTTGTTTATGGCGGCGAAACAATTCATGGTTTTGCTCTGGCTTTAATTATAGGTATTGTCATTGGTACTTATTCTTCTATTTATGTTGCTGGTGCTTTGGCAGTAGCCATGGGGCTAGATAGAAAGGATTTTATGCCTAATCAGCGTAAAGCTTTGGATGATAAGCCTTAA
- the secD gene encoding protein translocase subunit SecD produces MQNKYPLWKNLMLIVIAIIGFIYAIPNLYTENPVVQISSDAPVDKEELATQVENTLKKAKTDYKALNTEGEGLEVIFSSTDSQLLARDIIKNSLGSQYTVALNLAPSTPHWLEVIHARPMKQGLDLRGGVHFLLEVDVESVISRRYEGIMKNIGQELRDIGVRYSSIRYISDKGIDLRFRDAESMDKALIELKQKISDVVFVKTKVNNAILGSISPAELNSIRQNTIEQTMSILRNRVNELGVGEAVVQQQGATRVAVDLPGIQDAARAKQILGGTATLQFYLVDQENDPQIAKQTGAVPVSDKLYMMDGHPILLKRMVVLSGDSITSAVSSFDQQTATPAVQIQLGGGGESLFTKITRENIGKRMAIVYVETKNTMQTVNGVEKRVTHREERVISAPVIQNALGSNFQITGLTDTKEASNLALLLRAGALPAAIYPIEERTVGPTLGKENIRRGMVSLEVGMGLILVLMLVYYRLFGLIANIALLLNLVLLCALLSIIDATLTLPGIAGIVLTVGMAVDANVLIYERIREELRLGLSPQAAIFAGYERAFATILDANVTTFIVAVILFAVGTGPVRGFAVTLSLGLLTSMLTGITYTRAIVNWWYGGRNVKKLSIGI; encoded by the coding sequence ATGCAAAATAAATATCCTCTATGGAAAAACCTGATGTTGATTGTTATTGCCATCATTGGGTTTATTTACGCCATACCAAATTTATATACCGAAAACCCTGTAGTGCAGATTTCTTCAGATGCTCCAGTGGATAAAGAGGAATTGGCTACTCAAGTAGAAAATACCTTGAAAAAAGCAAAAACTGATTACAAGGCCCTAAATACCGAAGGGGAGGGGCTTGAGGTAATTTTTTCCTCTACTGATTCTCAATTATTAGCTAGGGATATCATTAAAAATAGCTTGGGCAGTCAATATACGGTCGCCTTAAACTTAGCGCCGTCAACTCCTCATTGGTTAGAAGTTATTCATGCTAGACCGATGAAACAAGGATTGGATCTAAGAGGGGGGGTGCATTTTCTTCTTGAGGTTGATGTTGAAAGCGTTATTAGTCGTCGTTATGAAGGGATAATGAAAAATATCGGTCAAGAATTGCGTGACATTGGTGTCCGCTATTCCAGTATTCGTTATATTTCTGACAAAGGAATTGACTTGCGTTTTCGTGATGCGGAGTCTATGGATAAGGCGCTTATTGAGTTAAAGCAAAAAATATCGGATGTCGTCTTTGTAAAAACTAAGGTGAACAATGCCATTTTGGGTTCTATTTCTCCTGCTGAACTGAATTCGATTAGACAAAATACTATCGAGCAAACAATGAGTATTTTGCGCAATCGCGTCAATGAGTTGGGGGTGGGGGAAGCCGTGGTGCAACAACAAGGGGCTACTCGCGTCGCCGTTGATTTGCCTGGTATCCAAGATGCTGCTCGCGCGAAACAAATTTTAGGTGGTACAGCGACATTGCAGTTTTATTTAGTGGATCAAGAAAACGATCCGCAAATAGCAAAACAAACTGGTGCAGTACCTGTTAGTGATAAATTATATATGATGGATGGCCATCCTATATTATTAAAAAGAATGGTCGTTCTAAGTGGCGATTCCATCACTTCTGCCGTATCTAGTTTTGATCAGCAAACTGCAACTCCAGCAGTACAGATTCAACTAGGTGGTGGCGGTGAGAGCTTATTCACTAAAATTACACGTGAGAATATTGGTAAACGCATGGCTATTGTCTATGTTGAAACCAAAAATACGATGCAGACAGTCAATGGAGTGGAAAAAAGAGTTACTCACAGAGAAGAGCGGGTCATTAGCGCTCCCGTGATTCAAAATGCTTTGGGTAGCAATTTTCAGATCACTGGACTTACTGATACCAAAGAAGCAAGTAATTTGGCTTTACTATTAAGAGCTGGGGCTTTACCCGCAGCAATTTACCCTATTGAAGAGCGAACTGTTGGTCCCACTTTAGGTAAAGAAAATATACGCCGTGGAATGGTGTCACTAGAAGTGGGCATGGGGTTAATATTAGTCCTGATGCTTGTCTATTACAGACTATTTGGTTTAATAGCAAATATTGCTCTATTACTTAACCTTGTTCTACTGTGTGCGCTATTATCCATTATAGATGCTACCTTAACCCTTCCAGGAATTGCCGGGATTGTATTGACGGTAGGTATGGCTGTGGATGCCAACGTGCTGATCTATGAACGTATCAGGGAAGAGTTGCGCCTTGGATTATCTCCTCAGGCTGCAATATTCGCGGGCTATGAGCGAGCGTTTGCAACTATTTTAGATGCCAACGTGACTACTTTTATAGTGGCTGTAATTCTATTTGCAGTGGGTACTGGACCAGTTCGTGGGTTTGCAGTAACTCTGTCTTTAGGGCTATTAACTTCCATGCTGACAGGTATTACTTACACCCGAGCGATTGTTAACTGGTGGTACGGTGGCCGCAATGTGAAAAAATTATCTATAGGTATTTAA
- the yajC gene encoding preprotein translocase subunit YajC — protein sequence MSFFISDAFAAAGAPAAAQTDGTFSLIMIVAIFVLFYFMLIRPQNKRAKEHKALINQLKKGDEIVTNAGILGKVVSLDDQYIKVSLAEGVEISMQRGAVTTVLPKGTLKSL from the coding sequence ATGAGTTTTTTTATTAGTGATGCTTTTGCAGCAGCAGGGGCGCCCGCAGCCGCTCAAACTGACGGAACCTTTTCACTCATAATGATCGTGGCCATCTTTGTGTTGTTTTATTTTATGTTAATTAGACCGCAGAATAAAAGAGCAAAAGAGCATAAAGCATTGATTAACCAGTTAAAGAAAGGTGATGAAATCGTTACCAACGCAGGAATTTTAGGTAAAGTAGTTAGCTTAGATGATCAATACATCAAAGTAAGTCTTGCTGAGGGCGTAGAGATTAGTATGCAACGAGGTGCGGTAACTACCGTATTGCCTAAAGGCACTTTAAAATCTCTTTAA
- a CDS encoding tRNA guanosine transglycosylase family protein, translating to MLDREQSYIPIMTSEAGLCLTSANWQEAKINTMSFHLDSLLLKPGYDFLKKIHDLAQYLGWSGGLILNATKCVANKGGVFTLVSPYDGSKIKLSYEQLVELIQHIKPDAVLLPLKIIREFPQLWDNWNDAIIPFIAAEDLSQQELQRQHGVYFNINHSSSNALADELRKWSALPRYIIGHGDLANLDELKKDESLWIESDAPAAMAMRGIVFSQQGNLHLIEDVYAMQFTTIDAACACPSCSQRFTKAYLHHLYLHTPLLCQRFLIQHNVYYAQNYVRN from the coding sequence ATGTTGGATAGGGAACAAAGCTATATACCTATAATGACTTCGGAAGCAGGTTTATGTCTTACTTCAGCGAATTGGCAAGAAGCGAAGATCAACACGATGAGCTTCCATCTGGACTCTTTACTGTTGAAGCCAGGCTATGATTTCTTGAAAAAAATCCATGACTTAGCCCAGTATTTAGGGTGGTCCGGAGGCCTTATCCTCAATGCAACAAAATGCGTTGCCAATAAGGGGGGAGTCTTTACTCTCGTTTCGCCTTATGATGGGAGCAAAATTAAGTTAAGTTATGAGCAATTAGTCGAGTTAATTCAGCATATAAAACCTGATGCTGTACTTTTACCTCTCAAAATCATACGTGAGTTTCCCCAACTTTGGGATAACTGGAATGATGCTATTATTCCTTTTATTGCAGCAGAAGATTTATCACAGCAAGAGTTACAAAGACAGCATGGTGTTTATTTCAACATCAATCATTCTAGCTCTAACGCTTTAGCCGACGAGTTAAGAAAATGGTCTGCTTTACCGCGATATATTATTGGGCATGGCGATTTGGCAAATCTAGATGAGCTGAAAAAAGACGAATCTCTATGGATAGAATCGGATGCGCCTGCGGCTATGGCGATGCGTGGAATAGTGTTTAGTCAGCAGGGCAATCTTCATTTAATTGAAGACGTTTATGCGATGCAATTTACAACTATAGATGCTGCTTGTGCTTGTCCTAGTTGCTCTCAGCGGTTTACCAAAGCCTATTTACATCATTTATATTTACATACTCCTTTGTTATGTCAGCGATTTCTAATTCAACATAATGTTTACTATGCGCAAAATTATGTAAGAAATTAA
- the queA gene encoding tRNA preQ1(34) S-adenosylmethionine ribosyltransferase-isomerase QueA produces MNKQDFYFDLPPELIAQYPLDSRSDSRLLCYNRQKKEHGHYQFKDIVNFLEPGDLLVMNDTRVIPARLYGQKLTGGKVELLVERITGEFTFLAHIKASKALRPGGIIQLEQGNQLEVIDRRDDLFVCKTSISVLELLNRLGHIPLPPYIARQDESLDADRYQTVYAKYAGSVAAPTAGLHFDEAVLSSLNAKGINIAYVTLHVGAGTFRPVRCDNIKEHKMHSEHFIISPELVNAVKATKAAGKRVIAVGTTALRSLESAVNAGELTACSRDTDIFIYPGYQFKICDGLMTNFHLPESTLLMLVSAFIGHQEAMDLYQEAIDKKYRFFSYGDTSLLL; encoded by the coding sequence ATGAATAAGCAAGATTTTTATTTTGATCTTCCTCCAGAATTGATTGCCCAATACCCCTTGGACAGTCGGAGTGATTCGCGATTGTTATGTTATAACCGTCAGAAAAAAGAACATGGCCATTATCAATTTAAGGATATTGTTAATTTTTTAGAACCCGGTGATCTATTAGTAATGAATGATACTAGAGTCATTCCTGCTCGACTTTATGGCCAAAAATTAACTGGAGGAAAAGTTGAATTATTAGTAGAGCGAATTACCGGGGAATTTACTTTTCTTGCTCATATTAAGGCCAGTAAAGCTTTAAGACCTGGCGGCATTATTCAATTAGAACAAGGTAATCAACTTGAAGTTATAGACAGGCGAGATGATTTATTTGTTTGTAAAACGAGTATTAGCGTATTAGAACTATTAAATCGTTTAGGACATATTCCACTGCCTCCTTATATTGCGAGACAGGATGAATCATTAGATGCCGATCGCTATCAAACAGTTTATGCCAAATATGCTGGCTCTGTAGCAGCGCCAACAGCGGGACTTCACTTTGACGAGGCTGTTTTATCCAGTTTAAATGCTAAAGGGATTAATATTGCTTATGTTACTTTGCACGTCGGTGCTGGAACCTTTAGACCCGTGCGTTGCGATAATATTAAAGAACATAAAATGCATAGTGAACATTTTATCATTAGCCCAGAATTAGTTAATGCCGTGAAGGCAACAAAAGCCGCTGGAAAAAGAGTGATTGCTGTGGGGACAACCGCATTGCGCAGCTTGGAGAGTGCGGTTAACGCTGGTGAGCTTACTGCTTGCAGTCGCGATACGGACATTTTTATTTATCCTGGTTATCAATTTAAAATTTGTGATGGACTAATGACTAACTTTCATTTACCTGAGTCTACTTTATTAATGCTGGTTTCAGCGTTTATTGGTCATCAGGAAGCGATGGACTTATACCAGGAAGCAATTGATAAAAAGTATCGTTTTTTCAGTTATGGCGATACAAGCTTATTACTTTAA